One window from the genome of Salvia miltiorrhiza cultivar Shanhuang (shh) chromosome 7, IMPLAD_Smil_shh, whole genome shotgun sequence encodes:
- the LOC130994024 gene encoding uncharacterized protein LOC130994024 — translation MAWKVIEGNSFGYDIMKQRYLNQCCQVNSVAPSTVWIGLREEIGELVSNSFSYIGDGTSTLFWLDDWLGYLLVDKCGVPFFMRDSLTQTVADYFFEGVWHFTQTFVNSFPQIVCDILLLPIGGKDARFWKPSLQGKVSSVLAFAHHGHKFPRVSWGSWIWEPFIPVRRSLVCWRLLHDRMPNYDRLIRHGLVAPNWCPICKRDAETAEHIFWNCVCVQQAWAIFLTWFDFSQGLQELDIHSFLVAAWNRQLSSQISMLWKAGIINMIWAIWTERNSCIFDSKKFSSKHILQHVKVAFLENDMNFKHLGTMKNAWTDYVVLRNIGVKGRVAPPPEFISVSWWPPITPWMKVNTDGSALGVPGEIASGGVFRDHWGWVR, via the coding sequence atggcgtggaaaGTCATTGAAGGAAATAGCTTTGGTTATGACATTATGAAACAGCGATATTTGAATCAATGCTGTCAGGTGAACAGCGTGGCCCCCTCAACGGTCTGGATAGGGCTAAGGGAGGAGATTGGGGAGCTGGTCTCGAACTCGTTTAGCTATATTGGTGACGGTACGTCAACTCTTTTCTGGCTTGATGATTGGCTTGGATATCTGTTGGTGGATAAATGTGGAGTTCCTTTCTTTATGAGAGATTCTCTTACTCAAACTGTGGCTGACTATTTCTTTGAAGGGGTGTGGCATTTTACCCAGACTTTTGTCAATTCTTTCCCGCAAATTGTTTGTGATATTCTTTTACTCCCGATTGGTGGTAAGGACGCGAGGTTTTGGAAACCTTCCCTGCAGGGGAAGGTCTCTTCGGTACTTGCTTTTGCTCACCATGGACATAAATTCCCTAGAGTTTCTTGGGGGTCTTGGATTTGGGAGCCGTTCATACCGGTAAGGAGGTCGTTGGTTTGCTGGCGCCTTCTTCATGATCGTATGCCCAATTATGATCGTCTCATTAGGCATGGCCTCGTTGCTCCCAATTGGTGCCCAATTTGTAAAAGAGATGCGGAGACGGCGGAACATATTTTCTGgaattgtgtgtgtgtgcagcAGGCTTGGGCGATTTTTCTGACCTGGTTTGATTTTTCTCAAGGTCTCCAAGAACTGGACATTCACAGCTTCCTTGTGGCTGCGTGGAACAGACAGTTGAGCTCTCAAATTAGTATGCTTTGGAAAGCTGGTATTATCAATATGATTTGGGCTATTTGGACGGAAAGAAATAGCTGCATTTTTGACAGCAAGAAGTTTAGTTCCAAACACATCCTTCAGCATGTTAAAGTGGCTTTTCTTGAGAACGACATGAACTTTAAACATCTGGGAACTATGAAGAATGCTTGGACCGATTATGTTGTTTTGCGGAACATCGGAGTTAAAGGTAGAGTTGCTCCGCCTCCGGAGTTTATTTCGGTTAGTTGGTGGCCGCCTATAACGCCGTGGATGAAAGTTAATACGGACGGTTCAGCCCTCGGAGTGCCGGGGGAGATTGCTTCAGGCGGTGTTTTCAGAGACCATTGGGGTTGGGTGAGATGA